In the Lates calcarifer isolate ASB-BC8 linkage group LG16_LG22, TLL_Latcal_v3, whole genome shotgun sequence genome, ATGGGAAACAGTCTCCAATCCCTTATGGCAAGAAAGGCCAGGTAAGCCTGCAAATATGTACTTTATCTAACTGAAAAAGCCTCAATTAACTATGTAGCACTGGAATAAGTGATAAGTCAGCAGTAAGAATATATGGTGCAACAGTGAGAATGGTGTTTTGCTCAGAGGATTATTCTGCTACAGCAGTGTTacaagtgttttgttgctggtaaacacactgtaagagtTGCCTCATGTATACTGATTCAGTCtgcacattaaatattcatttctCAGCTTGCAAGTCCTCACATGCACCAACACAGCCGCTTTGTAAGCACAGAAACACCTAGAAAcgacaacatgcacacacacacagacagacagatatgtTAATGTGAAGTGACTCAAGGATACACAACGTGACGATCAGCACAAGTGACAACTCAGTCACAGTCACGTCACAACAGAAGTCCGACTGAAACGAGTTTTGCTTGTCATTAATGAACGTGtccctgttttttgtttgtatgatTAGTTTGTCTGAAAATAGCTTTTAATTACACTGCTCCAGTTCAGCAGGGATTCTGACTCCTCCGACAGGGATTTACATGgttgaattaaataaaaatctataCGAGAAAGACGGTGGAAACTTGTAGAGCCATGACTGtaggagaagagggagaagtctgtcatccaggtcatggtctTTCTAAGTGCTTTGCGAAGAAGCTGGGCTTGTTCGAGGTTCTGAGGATGTtacacctctcatctgaaaggcttcttcaCTTCTCAGTGATGTGACCTCGACAAATCTCAAGGTGTTAACAACCCTCATTCAAAAGAAGCCCTTTGAATAAGGTGAAAGGCCCTGAAACAACCCCAGTTACCTCCATAAAGCTCTGAGAAATGGGGAGAGTTTAAACCCACGAGGCCTCCTGTTCCCACTTTAAATGAACAGTGTGAAGCTGTAGAATTGCACTGTAATAGACTGTTCTCCTTTCAGTACATCCTGTCAGTGGACCGGGCCAATCTGAACAAAGAGCTGCTAACAGGTAAGAACATTAATGGCAGCATTAACACTGAACACAATGTCACAGAATGTGTGCTGAAATAACCAAATTCTACCCAACGTCAAATAGAAATCTAACATTCAAATGATCCAAGAAAAAAAGCTCCTGTATGTTAATCTGACCGCAgttaaacatgaatgaaaaagccacagaaaataGACTGTAAAAGCTGGACTTTATGTCACTCTCAGCATGGCACAGGTATAAACTGAAGGCCATGAAATTAACATAAAGGCTGCAGCATTACAAGGTCAGACATGCACAAAAAGATGGAGATTAAATGCACTTTTTATAATGTTATAGGACTGTAAACAAAGGTTTTACCTTCATCTCTCAAGCAGAAGGGTTAAGGTTCCCTTcagcaggagggggaggatTGATTAACAGTCTGCTGTGTCCGGACTCCTTTTTATTAGAATTGTGCAAGTTTCCTGTATATTTTTAACAAGACATCACCTTTCATATTAAACCCCAGGTGTTATGTCATGCATGCATCTGTGATATAAGCCTTTTTTGTAACATTTCACTCCCACAGCGGCAGAGACGTATCCAAACACAAAGCTGAACTTCGACCGCAAGCTGCAGGACTGGAGCGCCGAAACAGGGCTGATGACCTTTGTCAGGTAAATAGTTACCGatcttacacatacacatacataacacacaGAGGGTAATCCAGGAGGAGGATCTGCCTGTTTTGAGtctttgttttaactttattgatcatgttctgtctgtgttcacaCATGTAAACACGCGTGGCCTTGTGCTGTACATGTTAACTCCGGATGGTGATAAACACGTCGCCTCTGAAGCGTCGTCCCCGAGGTTGACGCACAATTTACAACCCAATTAACACTGAAACACCTCCAGGTCTTTTTTTGTACTCATGGGAATCTGTGTACTCATGCAGTGAATTATTAACACAATTAAATTCAGCCTTATCTTATGCGAGCGGTGGTCTGGCCTCTACCTGCACCTGGTTGAAAACGTGGATCAGAACGAGTCACTGTGACatctgtttttgctgcagtgaaCAGGACACACTCCCCCCTTCCTCCATATTTACTCTCTCCAGCTTGTGTAATTAAATGTACACGGACGGTCTGATGCCACCGCGATAGTCGCCAGGAAATGTTCTGAGATAGAAATCGGCTTTAAATCGATGTACATGACGTCCTTTCCTCTAATGGCCCCGGTCTGTAATCGCACACTAACTCCCTTATTGTGGTAAATCTAATAACACGTTAACGAGCTCTTAGAATATCACTGAACACTGTTTGATATTATTATCTGCTTCAGTTATTGAGTTATAATATCTGGTATATTATGCATCAGATGCACTAGATCCAGTATAGAAAGTGGTCATTATTCCCCTCAGTCTTTGCTTTTGTGACCTGGATAATGAAATTTAGAAATGAACCTTAttttttgatgtaaaaaaaaggTGACTTTGCTTTTCTTCAGTGACATAAGgtttcaataaaacaacatataaatCGAGAGGTGGATAAATTTGAaagtttgaaagtttttcaaagTTTAATTCAagatatatataaacatatattatGTTTGAGGTCAGGAATAATTGAATGAATTATCTCTGGAACACTGTTTGTTGGTGTGAAAAGGAATCTGgcaacactgaactgaaaacattaTGTATTCTGCACAGATCATTAAATAAGATGATAAGAAATTATTCAGATGCACTTAATATTGAGTTTATCAGCGTCTTCCTTCGGGTCATTAACGTTCACTGGCCCGTGAACGGCGTCAGATCTCAGAGCCAACGTGTAACTCCAGGCACCGTGACAGGAGCCGTTTGCATGTGGTACATCAGGCCGCCTCAGGGGATGCTGGGAATACTGACGCCTGAAGCAGCTTTACAACACAATCAGCAGAGGCATCAAAGAGTCTAGTGTGTTTATAGCTGCCCAGAGATGCCATCATCATCACTACGTTATTCAGATACTGTCTTTTATATTCAGTAACTTCTGTCTTCTGTGTCTCCATgtgaaaaaaagattaaatatctgcaggaaattaaataaaaaacatctgagaTACAGTAAAAACTAAAAGCCAGGGGCCTAATTTTCCACTGGACTAATGGTGCAgcctcctgcagagagagatcGTCCAAAAATCTTCTGTGTGCACGatgaaaggagaaagaaaagctcAAACACTCAGCTCTCAGTCTGCGAGCACACAGCCacttaatatattttaatatacaCTGTTTACACACCTGAGTCTCAGCCTGGGTGACAGGTGCGAAGGCGCCGGGACGCTGCTTCTAAGAAGTCTAATGAAGGTCTGTGACCAAAATGTTGCCTTTGCTCGTCAGTAAATAATTTACTGAGCCGTCAGCTGGTGGGTGTTTGTTTAATATTAGGAAGCCTCAGGCTAAACGTGAGAATAATCGGcttgttatttatttaagctCATATCCAGTGAAGTTAATGTGTCGTGTTAACTTTGTGTTTCTCAGGTCAGATGGATCCGAGGAGCAGGTCGAGGCCGACCTGATCGTCGGCTGCGACGGAGCTTTCTCCGCCATCCGCAAGCAGTTCCTCCGTCGCAGCCGCTTCAACTACAGCCAGACCTACATCCCCCACGGCTACATGGAGCTCACCATGCCGCCCATCAACGGAGAGGTCGGTGCTCTGCACAGTCCCCTGTTTTTCCTCATGCTGCTGTTACActcagtttatttattaattgtttGTCCCACTTTTATCATCATCCCCAGTTTGCCATGAAGCCTAATTATCTGCACATCTGGCCACGAAACACATTTATGATGATTGCCCTGCCCAACTTGGTGAGTGTGAATTTCCTCTTTCTACAAAGCTACACCTGTAAATCCAGCAGTGTAAGATGTTTATTTGGCAAGCAGTCAGGCACGACTGACCTCTGAGACGTCCTCGTAGAGTTAATTAGCCTCATTAAGAGACGCCTCGTAGCCAGTAGAGGCTTACTCATCAAGAGCTGTCGTCTGCAAAATGTTTTGGCTCCTGAGGTTGAGCCTAGATTTACCACGGCGGTTGTGTCCTCCTTATCTGTCTCTGCCTGacctctctccgtctctcctgTCCTTCTTAATCCCACAACGATTTTTCCACATGGCTGAGTCAGCACAACGGTTtttgctctcctcctcagtgagaCCAGGTTAAGGCAGCTGACTCTGGAGTGCATTCACACTGTCACTCACTGCCCCAGTTCCCAGGAACACATTAGTgctgagaataaaaaaaaaaaggaaaagcatcCTTTTTGCTGTGGATAccatggaaacagagacagcactAAAAGACACCACTTACACTGGGCAGGGTTTGGCTGCTATACATTCAGGAGGGAGGATTTTGCAGACCACTCgttgagcactttattaggaacacctgtatgCCTGCAGttatctaatcagccaatcacgaggcagcagatacaggtcaggagcttcagttaatgttcacatcaaacatcagaatgaagGAAAAATGACGTAAACATCACCCCTGCTGCTGATTACTTccattttattctactttatacttctacaaATGTTAAACTACTTCAACCTTCTAAGACCCGAGCGGTGACTGTGCATGTTTgatttctcctgctgtttgggATCAGTCGGACCTGATTagtataaaaactaaaccatgTCTTAGAAGAGGAGGTTTGAGTTCACTGCCTAAACAACACAACTCGTCTAAAAGCCTCATGATTGATGAATGTTTTCTAACTCTAAAATGTTCCTTCATTTAGTCTGTGTGAACATTCACTAACAGGCTGTGAACTGAAACGATGAATAATcatccagaaaaaaacagaaactttatttattttatttattcatctgtttttatttcaggacAAGACCTTTACCTGCACCCTCTTCATGCCCTTCGAGGAGTTTGAGAAGATCACCACAGGAGACGAAGTCATTGAGTTTTTCCAGAAATACTTCCCTGACGCCATTCCACTAATAGGAGTGTAAGTGACTTTctcacctcccctccctccctccctctgtctcccccgCTGGCTGTTATCTCTGTTCCCTCTCCCTGCCGTTATCTCCTCATCCCAACCTGCCAAGCCATCtcaaaaacactttcatttccCATCATCGTCCCGTTGGCTCCAGCCACATCCACAGCCACGATCCGTGAAGTGTGAAATTGCAGACTTACAGTCACACGGCTTTAATTAGAGGTGAACCGTGTGTTATGGGTGACGGACAGatagagggggtgggggggggtgtgAGCTGTGGAAACACTCCAGGCTCTCGTTCAATTCACTTCCTCTCCGGGTTGATTTTATTTGGAGTGCTCAGCCGTAAACAAGCGAATGcatgttttccttcctcttgtTTAACGTCACCAGAGCAGACAGAGCGCGCTCGTTTCAGCTCATCCAGATGTGACCGATGCTTCTGCAAAAGTCTGTTGTttaggaaaaacacagagcagagtttgTAATTGTTTTATTCCCATTTGTCTCTCGCAGTGATGCTCTCAAGAGGGATTATTTCCGCTTGCCCGCGCAGGCCATGGTGTCTGTCAAGTGCTCCCCGTATCACATTGGCAGCAAATGCGTCCTCATGGGCGACGCAGCCCACGCCGTGGTGCCTTTCTACGGGCAGGGGATGAACGCCGTAAGTAACGCTaaaactgaggaggagaaaaaaaggcaggAGGGAATTAAAATGGAGACTCATTCATCCCATTCATGCTCCATAGGGCTTTGAAGACTGCATTGTCTTTGATGAAATAATGGAGCAGTTCAATGAGGATTTCAGTAAGTACTTTTTAAGACACAGAAGATGAGCTCACGGTTATTACCTGCATCTGACTCTTCTCCTTGGTGTGCTGCTTCAGGTGCTGTGCTACCTGAGTACACCAGAGTGAGAGTTCCAGACGACCATGCAATCGCAGACCTGGCCATGTACAACTACATCGAAGTAATGCTCTTTTGTTGTAATATGTTTAATAGAGcggtgcagggatgatgtgtttttgtcgTCCAGTCCTGGTTCCCTCATTGGGTTTTGggtttaaaaccacagaccttatttcagacatttaaccagaaacacactgactctgggacgagggaacaggaagagctaacatgctaacatgctaactgacttcctggttttagaaTCAGTCCTGCATCACTTCCAGCtgtagcaggcagctgtttatttacctgctcagcaccaaacagcaggtaGACACAGTTAGCAACGAGCTAACAAGATGAATGTAGTTTAAATGCTAAAGGACTACATATTTCTCTCTGGTCGGTTGAAACGAAACAAAGCTAAAAGGGGAGTAAAAGTCGTTTAAAGTAGCATAAAGGAAAAAACCATAAGGAAAGTAGAAGATCTGTTTCAAAACTGCACAGAAATGCAGTATtagagtaaatgtatttagttacattTCACCACTGAGGATGGCTCACTAGTGTACAGGTTAGGGCTGGTTACTCccttcactctcacattcacaaaCTCCCCTCCAGCCGCAGCTCTGATTATTCTAATTAAATACCTGTTTAATTGTCTTTCAGCTGCCTGCATCACATGCGTTTGGTCCTGACTGATCACAGCTGTGGTACAAGTTAGGTTAGTTTAATTAGCTCGAGAGGGACTAATAACCCTGAGACTGCAGAACACCCACATACAGTTACAAACCGTTACACTCCTTAATTCATTTAGTTTAACCATCAGTTATTTCCCAGGTATGGAGCTGGGAAACTAAGTGGTGTAAAGACAACAAATAGTGACACTTAAAGAtctttaatttaacatttaactgaatttatttataaaCTGTTTGTATGTGAGATGATGTTTGCAGCCATGAGTCTCAGCTTGTGTGTATCAGTAGATATTTTCACCTTCCATCACGTCTGACAGCTGGACAGCCTCCTAACCATCTGCACATTAAAATTCATGCTCTCAAAACAGCACTAATTGGTCTCAGCACCGTCGTTATTTCCTCACAGATCTTTTAAACTGACTGCAGCACAATACGAGCTGCAGACGGTTCCACTTCACTGACACATGGACTGgtttttgttgggttttttgcAGATGCGAGCGCACGTCAACTCCAAGTGGTTCCTCTTCAGGAAACACATCGATAACCTCCTGCACTTCCTCATGCCAAAGACAATAATTCCTCTTTACACGATGGTGATTATCCTAATAAACAAAACCGTTTCTGTCGCTTTAATGTGGCTGCAGTTGAATCTAAATCCCAGTTTGTCCTTCGCTGTCTCCAGGTCACTTTCACCAGGACGAGATACCATGAAGCTGTGGCGCGCTGGCACTGGCAGGACAGAGTGAGACGCTTTATTCTTACTACACTTTTTTACCCTTGAACATCTTATTATAATtcagaaggaaaggaggacGTGAGTTGTGACTCCCTGTTTTTAGAAACATTTGGTTTATTCTGCCACAAACAGAAACGTCTCTGATTCCTCTCGCTCGGCTGTGAGCCAGTTTTAGTCCTTGGCACCAAAACTGTCTGATGTGACCTGTGCTGACGACGTATGTGCTAATGGTCCTCTGTCGGATGGACGGCGGGGGGGTTGGTGGGGGAGTTTCACAGCCTCCCTTGTAAATTGTTTAAACCCCGTAGGGGTGTCTGGGAAAAGGGCGAAATGACCTTGATGGAGGGGGAAGGAAAAGctgtgtgaagcagcagatacagcagcagagcacagacgttaacaaacagataaaataatgaGATTTGTggacacagctgcagagagctgagagaggggaggatctggatgttactttgactaGTAGTTTGGAGGTCAACACCTTGTCGTGCTCCTCGAGACATGTACTTCACCTCAGAGCTGCTCTGggtattaaaatgtgtgttagCGTGCAGCTGATATTTCGCTCCCATGTGAGCTGAGTTTATACTGGAAGagacaaataaatatgaatcTGATTCAGGAGAAGAGTCTTTTGGTGCGTAGACCCAGACTTTAGGTTTGACAGCTGATTGGCTCAAGGCGAGTGTTTGAGGTTGTGattggatgaaaacaggaaTTGGCAGGTGAGGTTTAGAGATAGCAGGACACAGCTTGTGACTCAGGTGTCATGTGCAGAGGGAGAGTCTTTCAGTGGAGTTAGCTTTTCAGTCATGATGTGTTTAATTCCTCTGGGAGACTGAATTCATTTACCTTCACGAGCTGATGAAGATTCTTCTTCATTCACTTCACAGGTGATAAACCGTGGCCTGCTGTTCAGTGCCACAGGAGCTCTCCTGGGAGGCTCCTTCCTGCTCATTAAAAATCCTCCTGATATCAACAAGCTCCTCGTCCCCGCGGAGAAAATGTGGAGCAGGCTCGTGGCCCTCAGGACCTCCTGAGTCTCTGACAGACAAGTGTGAAGACTGGAGTGTAAAACGCtggaaggaggtggaggagcgagggggggggggtctacATTTTAATTAGAGTTTGAGTCCTCTAATTGACAGTGAAGGCTCCGCCAGGCAAATGAATATTCTGCACTAATGATTGTTGTAACTTAAACCTGTCACAATGATTGATCATATGATTTTCTAACACTTCATCAGTGTTTATCTTTAGATTGAATTATTTTCAGGCCATCATCACcgtcattttaaaatgaa is a window encoding:
- the LOC108886291 gene encoding kynurenine 3-monooxygenase codes for the protein MEESPGGPSQKKVVAVVGGGLVGALNACFFAKRGFDVELFETREDIRQAKIVRGRSINLALSHRGRQALKHVGMEEKIVSQGIPMHARMIHSLNGKQSPIPYGKKGQYILSVDRANLNKELLTAAETYPNTKLNFDRKLQDWSAETGLMTFVRSDGSEEQVEADLIVGCDGAFSAIRKQFLRRSRFNYSQTYIPHGYMELTMPPINGEFAMKPNYLHIWPRNTFMMIALPNLDKTFTCTLFMPFEEFEKITTGDEVIEFFQKYFPDAIPLIGVDALKRDYFRLPAQAMVSVKCSPYHIGSKCVLMGDAAHAVVPFYGQGMNAGFEDCIVFDEIMEQFNEDFSAVLPEYTRVRVPDDHAIADLAMYNYIEMRAHVNSKWFLFRKHIDNLLHFLMPKTIIPLYTMVTFTRTRYHEAVARWHWQDRVINRGLLFSATGALLGGSFLLIKNPPDINKLLVPAEKMWSRLVALRTS